A single window of Chitinophaga sp. XS-30 DNA harbors:
- a CDS encoding putative Ig domain-containing protein has protein sequence MKRFLHLLLLLPLWLLSGTAGAQTTLDPSDPIVIYNSSNPPVEPQWGTIGKWVKTNRMSWTTTSYKAYIYKGMCFRLKFPKTYQHGVSDGKKYPVYLFFHGLGEKGTIYDNEFQLLHGGKKFSDLVDNGTFDGFLIYPQSKGLWGNSEYDNVKELLDSMATFTKADLDRVYVNGLSSGGQGTWAWTMRYPQLTAASLPMSAASLDYINSINTYKFLPMWLFQGGQDGNPAPYTTDQVVAAINNAGGNLKFSFYPTATHDSWTRAWQEADFVPFMLRANRLKPWPLHGDSLICPGTSVTIGISPGFSNYEWRKDGVAIPGNTNQVVVNTPGAYSVRALSNHGWTGWSPVPLNIAYKPNTSAPVITTSGLASNVIPAPDGSTSVNLTVPAGLEQYEWKRAGYAPVIGTGNSITASTPGKYTVRVLAADSCISESSDTFLIVNANGINGPDAISGLIVSGFTQTSVTLSWAQSQAPAHNEKFFEVYRGTQPGGPYVLVAKVAADATGYTDEGLFPDSSYYYKVRPVNDNAAAPVSAEVKGTTTADNATPAAPTGLAASYITTNSFIISWNAATDDAGIGGYDVYVNGALQDSTGAATLRDTITGLTANTPNTVYIKAKDVTGKVSTASSQLTVVTKRGQLAYKYYKYSGTWNSLPNFANLTPTETGRSATPDISARPNGVTTKYGFLWTGYIHIPVAGTYIFETNSDDGSKLYFNMPYSHSATATVNNDGNHGAQYRSGTVTVAEAGVYPIAVTFYQGTGGHSLGVYWTNAAVGATTRQLIPAQYYMDDPGVTGTNPAAPTTLAASTVNHSKISLTWTDNSNNETGFEIYRGLSAAGTFEIVATAAANATAFTDSLLDASTTYYYKVRAIGAAGESAYGNTANATTNPLPTPPATPFNLSATPLSVSAISLTWSDTANNESGFEIYRSFAPSGFTLLHTIGAVTNGTGAYTDSTLVANTLAYYRIRAIGEGGTSGYAAYDSARTLTNPPVISPISSQTVRYGTTVNIPVVATDEDNDPITYSLLNAPAFISVSAAPGNVHLVVSPASNEQGTYNNIGVIAKDIYDGADTAYFDLVVNDNYAPVITPMEAFNVNEGASDTVKITVTDQNPGESFTWSAIDLPAFVTLSSQNDTALLVIEPGYSASGTYNIKVGVTDNRGGITEHTFTLNVTDMPTPDYKLFLNFRLNQDAPAPWNNIADKVTNNLLNENGEVTTVGLEFTDWWWAAGVEGATTYNNSGVYPDAVISQYIYFGTLEGFFSGATTMNGKLTGLETNRPYSIRFFSSSKWWAPQPDNGSTVFTINGVSKTLYAHNNSSNTVIFENLMADTNGEISFVLSLPPGGQVGYLNAMEVNAGGAGTPPVNRKPEITAIADKSVQSGTTTSIPISATDPDGDVLTYSTENLPSFVTLVQSQGNVSLTVAPGLTDEGVYNDIRVIATDAGSLSDTASFNLEVTSAPPPTADYKLMLNFRLNADAPAPWNNIAEKETNDLKDEDGNTTSVSLIFDSWWWASGVEGATTYNNSGVYPDAVISQYMYFGSLPGFFNGALTMPGKLTGLDATKSYSIKFFSSSKWWAPQPDNGSTIFTINGVSKTLYSHNNSTNTVEFTNLTPDTNGEISFVLSLPEGGQVGYLNAMEVTAGEGGPVEPPVNRAPVISAIGNQAVQAGTTGSIQISATDPDGDMLTYSTENLPSFVTLVQSQGNVSLSVAPGLADEGVYSGLRVIAKDQGDLADTATFDLEITGTPPPAPDYKLMLNFRLNADAPAPWNNIAEKVTNNLKDDQGQTTGVSLVFDSWWWAAGIEGATTYNNSGVYPDAVISQYMYFGSLPGFFNGALTMPGKLTGLDAAKTYSIKFFSSSKWWAPQPDNGSTVFTIGGVSQTLYAHNNSANTIEFTDLVPDENGEISFVLSLPEGGQVGYLNAMEVNATSGEQLDNNALMISSPTQATKADPLSAENDGIRMLAYPNPFSNLLAVDVELKRAGNVKLEIVDMTGRLVYTENRSDMPAGKSTIRLTTGSYIHASGIYLLRLVQADGTAKTIKILRK, from the coding sequence ATGAAACGATTTTTACACCTCCTGCTTTTGCTCCCGTTATGGCTGCTGTCTGGTACTGCCGGGGCGCAAACTACCCTTGATCCAAGCGATCCTATCGTCATCTACAACTCCAGCAATCCCCCTGTTGAGCCGCAATGGGGTACGATCGGCAAGTGGGTAAAGACCAACAGGATGAGCTGGACGACGACCTCTTACAAGGCGTACATCTACAAGGGTATGTGTTTCCGGCTTAAATTCCCGAAAACGTACCAGCATGGTGTGTCCGATGGAAAAAAGTATCCTGTCTACCTGTTCTTTCACGGGCTGGGTGAGAAAGGAACGATCTATGACAATGAATTCCAGTTGTTGCACGGCGGCAAGAAATTCAGCGACCTGGTGGATAACGGCACCTTTGATGGTTTCCTGATCTACCCGCAAAGTAAAGGCCTCTGGGGCAACAGTGAGTATGATAACGTGAAGGAACTGCTGGATTCCATGGCTACCTTTACGAAAGCAGACCTGGACCGTGTGTATGTAAACGGTCTTTCGTCAGGCGGACAGGGAACATGGGCATGGACTATGCGTTATCCCCAGCTGACCGCGGCGTCTTTACCCATGAGTGCTGCATCCCTGGATTACATCAACAGCATCAATACTTATAAATTCCTGCCCATGTGGCTGTTCCAGGGTGGCCAGGATGGCAACCCTGCCCCTTATACTACAGACCAGGTAGTGGCAGCCATCAATAACGCGGGAGGTAATCTGAAGTTCTCCTTCTATCCAACTGCCACACACGACAGCTGGACCCGTGCATGGCAGGAAGCGGACTTTGTACCCTTCATGCTCCGGGCCAACAGGCTCAAACCCTGGCCGCTGCATGGCGACAGCCTGATCTGCCCCGGTACAAGCGTAACGATCGGTATTTCTCCAGGCTTTTCAAATTATGAATGGCGGAAAGATGGCGTAGCCATCCCCGGCAATACCAACCAGGTTGTGGTAAACACTCCCGGGGCATACAGCGTCAGAGCGCTCTCCAATCATGGATGGACCGGCTGGTCTCCCGTTCCGCTGAACATTGCCTACAAGCCCAATACATCGGCACCGGTAATCACTACCTCCGGGCTCGCATCGAATGTAATACCGGCGCCAGACGGCAGTACCAGTGTTAATCTGACTGTACCCGCAGGCCTTGAACAATATGAATGGAAACGGGCGGGGTATGCACCTGTGATCGGCACAGGTAACAGCATTACTGCTTCTACTCCCGGAAAATATACCGTTCGTGTACTCGCAGCAGACTCCTGCATCAGCGAATCCTCCGATACCTTCCTTATCGTGAATGCCAATGGTATCAACGGTCCTGATGCTATCAGCGGACTGATCGTTTCAGGTTTCACCCAAACATCTGTCACCCTCAGTTGGGCACAAAGCCAGGCGCCTGCGCATAATGAGAAATTCTTTGAAGTGTACCGCGGTACACAGCCCGGCGGGCCTTATGTACTTGTTGCCAAAGTAGCTGCGGATGCAACCGGTTATACAGATGAAGGCCTGTTTCCCGACAGCAGCTACTATTACAAGGTACGCCCGGTAAATGATAATGCCGCTGCGCCGGTATCCGCAGAGGTTAAAGGCACCACTACGGCTGATAATGCTACTCCTGCAGCGCCAACCGGTCTTGCCGCCAGCTATATCACCACCAACTCATTCATCATTTCCTGGAATGCTGCAACAGATGATGCCGGTATCGGCGGATATGATGTTTATGTGAATGGCGCGTTGCAAGACTCTACAGGCGCAGCTACGCTCCGGGACACCATTACCGGCCTTACTGCCAACACGCCCAATACCGTGTACATTAAAGCGAAAGACGTTACCGGCAAAGTATCTACTGCCAGCAGTCAGCTGACTGTAGTGACCAAACGCGGGCAACTCGCCTATAAATATTATAAATACTCAGGAACCTGGAACAGTCTTCCTAACTTTGCGAACCTCACTCCTACTGAGACCGGAAGGTCGGCTACTCCCGATATTTCAGCAAGGCCGAACGGCGTGACCACCAAGTATGGCTTCCTGTGGACAGGATATATTCACATTCCGGTTGCCGGCACCTATATTTTTGAAACCAACTCAGATGACGGCAGCAAGTTGTATTTCAATATGCCCTACAGCCACAGCGCCACCGCTACCGTTAATAACGACGGAAATCATGGCGCTCAGTACCGCAGCGGTACAGTGACCGTAGCAGAGGCCGGGGTGTACCCGATCGCCGTTACCTTCTACCAGGGCACCGGAGGCCACTCTCTGGGTGTGTACTGGACCAATGCAGCGGTAGGTGCAACCACCCGCCAGCTCATTCCTGCCCAGTATTACATGGATGACCCGGGCGTAACCGGCACCAACCCGGCAGCCCCCACTACACTCGCTGCCAGCACTGTGAACCACAGCAAGATCAGTCTGACGTGGACGGATAATAGCAACAATGAAACCGGTTTCGAGATCTACCGCGGCCTGAGTGCAGCCGGAACATTCGAAATCGTTGCTACTGCCGCCGCCAATGCAACAGCATTTACAGATTCATTGCTGGATGCGTCCACAACTTACTATTATAAAGTACGGGCTATCGGAGCCGCCGGCGAATCCGCCTACGGCAATACGGCCAATGCAACAACGAACCCGCTGCCTACGCCTCCGGCAACACCCTTCAACCTTTCCGCTACCCCGCTGTCTGTTTCTGCCATCAGCCTTACATGGTCTGATACCGCAAACAACGAAAGCGGATTTGAAATATATCGCAGTTTTGCTCCAAGTGGCTTCACCCTCCTCCATACAATAGGTGCCGTAACCAACGGAACAGGAGCTTACACAGACTCCACCCTGGTAGCCAACACCCTGGCCTACTACCGGATCCGTGCAATAGGGGAAGGCGGAACTTCCGGCTATGCTGCGTACGACAGTGCGAGAACGCTGACCAATCCCCCTGTAATATCCCCCATCAGCAGCCAGACCGTACGGTATGGTACAACGGTGAATATACCGGTGGTAGCAACGGATGAAGATAATGATCCGATCACGTACAGCCTCCTGAACGCACCTGCCTTCATATCTGTATCAGCAGCTCCGGGAAACGTTCACCTGGTGGTGTCTCCGGCTTCCAATGAGCAGGGCACTTATAATAATATCGGTGTGATTGCCAAGGACATCTATGATGGTGCAGATACTGCATATTTCGATCTTGTGGTGAATGACAATTATGCGCCCGTGATCACTCCGATGGAAGCGTTCAATGTGAATGAAGGTGCTTCCGATACCGTGAAGATCACGGTAACAGATCAGAACCCGGGTGAATCCTTTACCTGGTCTGCGATCGACCTGCCTGCTTTCGTAACGCTCTCCAGCCAGAACGATACAGCGTTGCTGGTTATTGAGCCTGGCTACAGCGCATCCGGTACTTATAATATAAAAGTTGGCGTAACTGATAACCGCGGCGGGATAACAGAGCATACCTTTACATTGAATGTAACGGACATGCCTACACCGGATTATAAATTGTTCCTGAACTTCCGGTTGAACCAGGATGCACCGGCGCCGTGGAACAATATTGCGGACAAGGTGACCAACAATCTCCTCAACGAAAACGGTGAAGTGACGACTGTTGGCCTCGAATTCACCGACTGGTGGTGGGCTGCAGGTGTAGAAGGCGCTACAACTTACAATAACAGTGGTGTTTACCCGGATGCTGTGATCAGCCAGTATATCTACTTCGGTACACTGGAAGGCTTCTTTAGCGGAGCTACTACGATGAACGGCAAGCTGACCGGCCTGGAAACAAACCGGCCGTACAGCATCAGGTTCTTCTCCAGCAGCAAATGGTGGGCCCCGCAACCGGATAACGGCAGTACGGTATTTACCATCAACGGTGTAAGCAAAACACTGTATGCACATAATAACAGTTCCAACACTGTCATCTTTGAAAATCTGATGGCTGATACCAACGGCGAGATCAGCTTTGTGCTGAGCCTCCCTCCCGGCGGCCAGGTAGGATATCTGAATGCCATGGAAGTGAATGCCGGTGGTGCTGGCACACCGCCTGTGAACCGTAAACCGGAGATCACCGCCATCGCAGATAAATCCGTACAATCCGGCACTACGACCTCCATCCCGATCAGCGCGACCGATCCGGACGGAGATGTACTCACTTACAGCACCGAAAACCTTCCGTCGTTCGTTACGCTGGTACAGTCTCAGGGTAACGTATCCCTGACCGTAGCACCGGGTCTGACCGATGAGGGTGTTTATAATGATATCCGTGTGATCGCCACCGATGCGGGTAGCCTGAGCGACACTGCCAGCTTTAATCTGGAAGTAACCAGCGCCCCGCCGCCGACAGCGGACTATAAACTGATGCTGAATTTCAGGCTGAATGCAGATGCTCCTGCCCCCTGGAACAACATTGCTGAAAAGGAGACCAATGACCTGAAAGACGAGGATGGCAATACCACAAGTGTGTCGCTTATATTCGACTCATGGTGGTGGGCATCCGGTGTTGAAGGCGCCACAACCTACAATAACAGCGGCGTGTATCCGGATGCGGTGATCAGCCAGTATATGTATTTCGGCTCACTGCCGGGATTCTTCAACGGTGCCCTTACCATGCCGGGCAAACTCACCGGGCTGGATGCCACCAAATCTTACAGCATCAAATTCTTCTCCAGCAGCAAATGGTGGGCGCCACAGCCGGATAATGGAAGCACCATATTTACCATTAACGGTGTAAGCAAAACGCTGTACTCACACAACAACAGCACCAATACAGTAGAATTCACCAACCTGACACCTGATACGAACGGCGAGATATCCTTCGTACTCAGCCTTCCGGAAGGCGGCCAGGTAGGCTACCTGAATGCCATGGAGGTGACAGCGGGAGAAGGTGGTCCGGTTGAACCGCCGGTAAACCGGGCCCCTGTGATCAGCGCTATCGGCAACCAGGCTGTACAGGCTGGCACTACCGGCAGCATCCAGATCAGCGCTACCGACCCTGATGGCGACATGCTCACTTACAGCACCGAAAATCTTCCGTCATTCGTAACCCTGGTGCAATCTCAGGGGAACGTGTCTCTCAGTGTGGCACCTGGCCTGGCCGATGAAGGCGTTTATTCCGGTCTCCGCGTGATTGCCAAAGATCAGGGCGACCTGGCTGACACAGCAACGTTCGACCTTGAGATCACCGGTACACCGCCACCTGCGCCGGATTATAAACTGATGCTCAATTTCAGGCTGAATGCAGATGCTCCTGCCCCCTGGAACAATATCGCTGAAAAAGTGACCAATAACCTGAAAGACGATCAGGGGCAGACCACCGGGGTATCGCTGGTATTTGACTCATGGTGGTGGGCTGCCGGCATTGAAGGCGCCACAACCTATAATAACAGCGGCGTGTACCCGGATGCAGTCATCAGCCAGTACATGTACTTCGGCTCACTGCCAGGGTTCTTCAATGGCGCACTCACCATGCCGGGCAAACTTACCGGTCTGGATGCAGCTAAAACTTACAGCATCAAATTCTTCTCCAGCAGCAAGTGGTGGGCGCCGCAACCGGATAACGGAAGCACAGTATTCACCATCGGTGGAGTAAGCCAGACGCTTTACGCCCATAACAACAGCGCCAATACCATTGAGTTTACAGACCTGGTGCCGGATGAGAACGGCGAGATATCCTTCGTACTCAGCCTGCCGGAAGGCGGCCAGGTAGGTTATCTGAATGCCATGGAAGTGAATGCTACCTCCGGCGAACAACTGGATAATAATGCCCTGATGATCAGCAGCCCCACACAGGCAACAAAAGCTGATCCGCTGTCCGCAGAAAACGACGGTATCCGGATGCTCGCCTACCCGAATCCGTTCTCGAACCTCCTGGCAGTGGATGTAGAGCTGAAACGGGCTGGCAATGTGAAACTGGAGATCGTGGATATGACCGGCAGACTGGTGTACACGGAAAACAGGTCAGATATGCCTGCAGGCAAATCTACCATCCGCTTGACCACCGGTTCATACATTCACGCTTCAGGCATCTACCTGCTGAGGCTTGTGCAGGCTGACGGCACTGCAAAAACGATCAAAATACTCAGAAAATAG
- a CDS encoding glycosyltransferase family 2 protein has protein sequence MESWFFFIFWISLFILFYSYIGYGILLYIVIRVKRLFFPSGSENQEEVSFRPKVTFMVAAYNEASFIREKIANTLALDYPADLLEIIFVTDGSTDGTDAIIADYPQIRVLHEPARKGKTVAINRAMSFATAPYVIFSDANTLLNKDAVSRLISWFRDPATGAVAGEKKVIAAADDAEGMGEGAYWKYESLLKKWDAELYSVMGAAGELFAIRTELYEPIPADTILDDFVISFGVNMRGYKVKYAPDAYAMETPSASLGEEYKRKVRISAGGFQSMGMLLPLFNVFRYPRITWQYVSHRVLRWTLAPLCLPLALLSNIALVWLQAGNLYTLVLGLQLAFYIASAAGYILARKGIKVPYCYIPFYFLFMNIAVYHGFSRFLKKRQSAVWERSERRINFS, from the coding sequence ATGGAATCCTGGTTTTTTTTCATTTTCTGGATAAGCCTGTTCATACTTTTTTACAGCTATATCGGCTACGGTATATTATTATATATAGTCATCCGGGTGAAAAGGCTTTTTTTCCCGTCCGGATCGGAAAACCAGGAAGAAGTATCTTTTAGGCCTAAAGTCACTTTTATGGTGGCAGCTTATAATGAAGCGTCATTTATCCGGGAAAAGATTGCCAACACCCTGGCACTTGATTATCCGGCAGACCTGCTGGAGATCATTTTTGTAACGGACGGCAGCACAGATGGAACGGACGCGATTATTGCGGATTATCCGCAGATCCGTGTGCTGCATGAGCCGGCGCGGAAGGGGAAAACCGTTGCGATCAACAGGGCCATGAGCTTTGCCACTGCCCCGTATGTGATCTTCTCCGATGCCAATACGCTGTTGAACAAGGATGCGGTCAGCCGGCTGATCTCCTGGTTCCGGGATCCGGCTACCGGTGCGGTAGCCGGAGAGAAGAAAGTGATTGCAGCGGCTGATGATGCGGAGGGCATGGGGGAAGGCGCTTACTGGAAATACGAGTCTCTCCTGAAGAAATGGGATGCAGAGCTTTACAGCGTAATGGGCGCCGCCGGAGAACTGTTTGCCATCCGTACGGAGCTTTATGAGCCGATTCCTGCGGATACCATACTGGATGATTTTGTGATCTCCTTCGGTGTGAATATGCGGGGATATAAAGTAAAGTACGCACCGGATGCATACGCCATGGAAACGCCCTCTGCTTCCCTCGGGGAAGAATATAAGCGGAAAGTGAGGATCAGTGCGGGGGGATTTCAGTCCATGGGGATGCTGCTGCCGCTTTTTAACGTCTTCCGGTATCCCAGGATCACCTGGCAGTATGTTTCCCACCGGGTGCTCCGCTGGACGCTTGCACCATTATGCCTGCCGCTCGCCCTCCTCTCCAATATTGCCCTGGTCTGGCTTCAGGCCGGCAACCTCTACACACTTGTACTGGGCCTTCAACTTGCCTTTTATATCGCATCGGCTGCCGGATATATCCTCGCCAGGAAAGGTATCAAGGTGCCCTACTGCTATATCCCTTTTTATTTCCTTTTCATGAATATTGCCGTGTATCACGGCTTTTCCCGCTTCCTGAAAAAACGCCAGTCAGCCGTTTGGGAAAGGTCTGAGCGCAGGATCAATTTTTCCTGA
- a CDS encoding exopolysaccharide transport family protein, whose amino-acid sequence MDITYFIKALLKKKWWIILSTFGAIAAAFVFTMGRPKLYVSSAQMSTSFTTNDQIKLREENVNLFEADVKFDNVIQTINSPLVIGLLSCNLLIHDLTSNKPFTHLTEKELNSDAYRRANKEAMLTICQQKLDSLQMLTSYNEDERRVLEYMKLYRYDYESIRKKLYVGRLQRTDYIDIVYRSENPELSAHVVNTLYHEFIRFHRSSRTERSVENIGTFQSLVEQKKLELDAKVEALRMYKSSEGLLNVEAASGNEWDLIKQFEKALYDERANKNTIEAALGNINDQMKQIAGGQTIYNNQNSEIISLRKQINELNDEYIRGGSKDDDLNLRIKNLRAELQKKLISVSVPTGKAVTREELEQQRASLQAELNASRQNEQSLEMKIRTLRYSVGSYANKEATVTSLQQEVELAQDEYNKLKEKLNSALDNRSVQQDDFRQTLKGQPAFKPESSKRVIIMGMAGISVLMLSSLLFLFLEFTDSSIKSPSIFGKHVALKLINTINHADLHKYSILEVLQKRVDDDEQLKKRQNIFRELMRKLRFEIEHSGRKIFLLTSTKPQQGKTTLTQALAYSLSLSNKRVLVIDTNFCNNDITVQMEAKPLLESFSVPPSEFSYEKIRDIVTTYAIDNIEVIGCKGGDYTPSEILPPNHLLNYLDELKAHYDFILLEGAPLNDYTDSKELSEYVEGVVAIFSSKASLNQIDKDSIEFLHQLGDKFIGAVLNNVREDFLEH is encoded by the coding sequence ATGGATATAACATATTTCATAAAGGCCCTGCTGAAGAAAAAGTGGTGGATCATTCTGAGTACATTCGGCGCTATTGCGGCAGCTTTTGTATTCACAATGGGCAGGCCTAAATTGTATGTTTCTTCTGCACAGATGTCTACCAGTTTCACCACAAACGATCAGATCAAACTGAGAGAGGAGAACGTCAATCTGTTTGAAGCCGATGTGAAATTCGACAACGTGATCCAAACTATCAACTCACCGCTTGTCATAGGTCTTCTGTCCTGTAATTTGCTGATACATGACCTCACATCCAACAAACCGTTCACTCATCTTACGGAGAAAGAACTGAACTCCGACGCATATCGCAGGGCCAATAAAGAAGCTATGCTGACCATTTGCCAGCAGAAGCTGGATTCCTTGCAGATGCTTACCTCCTACAACGAAGATGAAAGAAGGGTATTAGAATACATGAAGTTATATCGCTATGACTATGAGTCTATCCGGAAGAAGCTATATGTCGGCCGCCTGCAGCGGACTGACTATATAGATATCGTGTACCGTTCAGAGAATCCTGAGCTCTCGGCTCATGTTGTGAATACGCTTTACCATGAATTTATCCGTTTTCACCGTAGTTCGCGTACCGAGCGGTCCGTTGAAAATATCGGAACTTTCCAGTCATTGGTAGAACAAAAAAAGCTGGAACTTGATGCAAAGGTAGAAGCGCTGCGAATGTATAAATCCTCGGAAGGTCTGCTGAATGTGGAAGCGGCCAGCGGCAACGAGTGGGACCTTATCAAGCAATTTGAAAAGGCCCTGTATGATGAAAGGGCAAACAAGAATACTATAGAAGCCGCACTGGGAAATATAAATGATCAGATGAAGCAGATCGCGGGCGGACAGACCATATATAATAACCAAAACAGCGAGATCATTTCCCTTCGCAAACAGATCAATGAGCTGAACGATGAATATATTCGCGGAGGTTCCAAAGACGATGATCTGAATCTTAGAATAAAGAACCTGCGGGCTGAACTTCAGAAAAAACTCATCAGTGTGTCTGTCCCTACAGGTAAGGCCGTAACACGGGAAGAACTGGAGCAGCAACGCGCTTCTTTACAGGCAGAGCTCAATGCTTCCAGGCAAAATGAGCAAAGCCTGGAAATGAAGATACGTACCCTCAGATACTCCGTTGGTTCTTACGCCAACAAGGAAGCCACGGTAACCTCACTTCAGCAGGAAGTAGAACTTGCGCAGGACGAGTACAACAAGCTGAAAGAAAAACTGAATTCAGCCCTGGACAACCGTTCAGTACAGCAGGATGACTTCCGCCAGACGCTTAAAGGGCAACCGGCATTCAAGCCCGAATCCTCCAAGCGCGTCATCATCATGGGCATGGCCGGTATTTCTGTACTGATGCTTTCATCCCTGCTGTTCCTTTTCCTGGAATTTACAGATTCTTCCATCAAATCTCCCTCCATATTCGGCAAACATGTAGCCCTGAAACTGATCAACACGATCAATCATGCCGATCTTCACAAATACAGCATTCTGGAGGTGCTGCAGAAAAGAGTAGATGATGATGAGCAATTGAAAAAAAGACAGAACATTTTCCGCGAGTTGATGCGCAAGCTGCGTTTCGAGATCGAGCACAGCGGTCGCAAGATATTCCTGCTTACCAGTACCAAGCCGCAGCAGGGAAAGACCACACTTACCCAGGCCCTGGCTTATAGCCTCAGCCTTAGCAACAAGCGTGTATTGGTCATCGATACCAACTTTTGCAATAACGATATCACCGTGCAAATGGAAGCCAAGCCTTTGCTGGAATCTTTTTCCGTTCCACCAAGCGAATTCAGCTATGAAAAGATCAGGGATATTGTTACTACTTACGCGATCGATAATATTGAGGTAATTGGCTGCAAGGGTGGGGATTATACACCTTCCGAGATACTTCCCCCGAATCACCTGCTGAATTACCTGGACGAACTGAAAGCACATTATGATTTTATTTTACTGGAAGGAGCACCGTTAAATGACTATACCGATAGCAAGGAACTTTCTGAATATGTAGAAGGAGTAGTTGCCATATTTTCATCCAAGGCTTCCCTCAACCAAATAGATAAGGATTCTATCGAATTCCTTCACCAACTGGGTGATAAATTCATAGGGGCCGTATTGAACAATGTGCGGGAAGACTTCCTGGAGCATTAA
- a CDS encoding acyltransferase: MNVQHELKNLFHIGPRVKDDRYAWIDYAKGIAIILVVYRHAAYGLISSEIVVKPWVIDLNNALYSFRMPLFFLLSGLFFNRSLLKRSPKNYAIAKVNTLLYPYLLWAVIQITLQILSGGGYANADRSSADYLNIFVQPRKLDQLWYLFALFNVSMLYLLTTVVLKTKGKWQLLIGLVLLGIAPFLKNISTFYDIALHYIFFSIGSVCADFFFSERSRGQLSSFSSLLLLLPLFVVSQYYFLRYPEMNLYLYAFVAIAGSIFTIVLSFILSKYQVMDFLQMLGHYSLYIYLIHVSVGAFIRYQLINIDWFREHTTVFLIVMIITTILLSILLYRVLTMIGMQFLFKGSFREVKHTSVINNQQA, translated from the coding sequence GTGAACGTCCAACATGAGCTCAAAAATTTATTCCACATTGGCCCGAGAGTAAAAGATGACCGATACGCATGGATTGACTATGCCAAAGGCATCGCTATTATTCTGGTGGTGTACAGGCATGCCGCCTATGGTCTGATATCCAGTGAGATAGTCGTCAAGCCCTGGGTAATCGACCTGAACAACGCCTTATATAGTTTTCGTATGCCGCTGTTTTTTTTACTTTCAGGATTGTTCTTTAACAGAAGCCTGCTGAAACGCAGCCCAAAGAACTATGCTATTGCAAAGGTAAATACCCTCCTGTACCCCTACCTGCTGTGGGCCGTCATCCAGATCACCCTGCAGATATTATCTGGCGGCGGTTATGCAAATGCAGACAGGAGCAGTGCTGATTACCTCAACATATTTGTGCAGCCCCGCAAGCTGGATCAGCTCTGGTACCTGTTCGCGCTGTTCAATGTATCCATGCTCTATCTGCTCACAACGGTTGTGCTGAAGACCAAAGGGAAATGGCAGTTGCTGATTGGTCTGGTGTTGCTGGGCATCGCCCCTTTTCTGAAAAACATCAGTACATTCTATGACATTGCGTTGCACTATATCTTCTTTTCCATCGGCAGCGTATGCGCGGATTTCTTCTTCAGTGAAAGGTCCAGGGGACAACTTTCTTCCTTTTCCTCTTTGCTGTTGCTGTTGCCGCTGTTTGTTGTTTCGCAGTACTATTTCCTGCGTTATCCGGAAATGAACCTCTACCTGTACGCTTTTGTAGCCATCGCCGGCAGTATTTTCACGATCGTGCTGTCATTTATACTGTCAAAATACCAGGTAATGGACTTCCTGCAGATGCTGGGGCACTATTCACTTTATATCTACCTGATACATGTGTCTGTAGGGGCTTTCATAAGGTATCAGCTGATAAACATCGACTGGTTCAGGGAACATACGACCGTTTTCCTCATTGTAATGATCATTACAACCATCCTGTTATCAATATTGCTCTACAGGGTGCTGACAATGATCGGAATGCAATTCCTGTTTAAAGGCAGTTTCAGGGAAGTAAAACATACATCAGTTATAAATAATCAACAAGCATGA